A portion of the Trichoplusia ni isolate ovarian cell line Hi5 chromosome 12, tn1, whole genome shotgun sequence genome contains these proteins:
- the LOC113499179 gene encoding golgin subfamily A member 5 isoform X2 encodes MSWFADLAGKAESLLNNLDEQTGAALRNHNVTTTRKKQRENTVTDYGVTVNSETPWLPKKRPVTRSLKKAMPIPETKTIYSPSRKASPTNHHQSRSQMKDNTQDSSRNGSIKSRRSPSRKPSPQKQYNLNHCPKTLVGDVKENDMYVDHFGLKHRRFSLPSDLELLSGEDWSYKMQNMEVENAMLKNELNVMNREVAELLDRLRKTEDEVTKTRIKLETTEVLNHRLNLEKQSLMSQIKLLEVKMQETNNAEVAQLKEQNQCAESEAIILRSRNKELEDRCKEMLEKARERDGTQIKLENDLRHAQSTIADLQNNLQKTTDECKRLEKDWEAYKLRVKNMLLAKDKEIKTMKEGMHFTEDTRVLMEQIDNLKDERDELSEAVAVIRAECNDMKAYLQQVESRHNTAKRVVAALRDELKDERAARDRAEVQCAAVAKDMKAIQMETGQTIASLRTALRDKENELIQLRETTSTVRTTDTSALNVADYDVMQETIDNNKIHHLTQTLVQKQTKIDNLLAENNMLRIQLEKLECKYKTEVASLRANFSVVHLDGDARARSRPARFGYMVKRYPVIKLFVFAYMVMLHLWVLTVLFKSTPEDYISQSTS; translated from the exons atgtcATGGTTCGCGGACCTCGCCGGGAAGGCGGAGAGCCTCCTTAACAACTTGGACGAACAAACTGGCGCAGCTTTGCGAAACCATAATGTTAcaacaactagaaaaaaacaacGTGAAAATACAGTAACTGATTATGGTGTCACTGTAAATTCTGAAACCCCGTGGTTGCCAAAGAAACGACCAGTAACGCGAAGTCTAAAAAAAGCCATGCCCATACCAGAAACCAAAACTATTTATTCACCTAGTCGGAAAGCTTCACCCACAAACCACCACCAGTCCCGTTCGCAAATGAAAGATAATACCCAAGATTCCTCGAGAAATGGATCCATTAAGTCCAGAAGGTCACCATCTAGAAAGCCCAGTCCACAGAAGCAGTACAACTTAAACCATTGCCCAAAAACATTAGTTGGGGATGTCAAAGAAAATGATATGTATGTAGATCATTTTGGTTTGAAACACAGAA GGTTCAGTCTACCATCAGATCTGGAACTGCTTAGCGGTGAAGACTGGAGTTACAAAATGCAGAATATGGAAGTGGAAAACGCCATGTTGAAGAACGAGCTGAACGTTATGAACCGGGAAGTTGCTGAACTGTTGGACAGACTGCGGAAGACGGAGGACG AAGTTACGAAAACCCGCATCAAATTGGAGACCACAGAAGTACTGAACCACCGCTTGAACCTGGAGAAACAATCGCTAATGTCACAAATCAAACTCTTGGAAGTAAAGATGCAAGAAACGAATAATGCAGAAGTAGCTCAGTTGAAGGAACAGAACCAGTGTGCCGAGTCCGAAGCTATTATACTGAGGAGTAGGAATAAAGAACTGGAAGACAG ATGTAAAGAAATGTTAGAGAAAGCCAGAGAGAGAGATGGGACACAAATTAAACTAGAAAATGATTTAAGACACGCACAATCCACAATAGCCGATTTACAGAACAATTTGCAGAAGACAACGGACGAATGTAAGAGGTTAGAGAAAGACTGGGAAGCTTACAAATTGAGGGTGAAGAACATGTTGCTTGCTAAGGATAAGGAGATCAAGACCATGAAGGAAGGCATGCACTTCACAGAGGATACCAGGGTGCTGATGGAGCAAATTGATAATTTGAA GGACGAACGCGACGAACTATCAGAAGCTGTAGCGGTGATACGAGCGGAATGCAACGACATGAAGGCTTACCTACAGCAGGTGGAGTCGCGGCACAACACAGCTAAACGCGTTGTTGCCGCGCTTCGAGACGAGCTCAAAGATGAGAGGGCCGCTAGGGACCGGGCTGAAGTGCAGTGTGCTGCTGTTGCCAAG GACATGAAAGCCATACAAATGGAAACGGGTCAAACGATTGCTAGTTTACGTACAGCTTTACGAGATAAGGAAAACGAACTAATCCAACTTCGCGAGACGACCTCCACGGTCCGGACCACAGACACGAGTGCGCTGAACGTAGCGGACTATGACGTCATGCAGGAAACCATAGACAACAACAAAATTCATCATCTAACACAAACACTTGTGCAGAAGCAAACGAAGATTGATAACTTACTGGCTGAAAATAACATGCTTAGGATACAACTGGAAAAACTTGAG TGTAAATACAAGACGGAGGTAGCGTCCCTCCGCGCTAACTTCAGCGTGGTCCATTTGGACGGCGACGCCAGAGCGCGCTCAAGGCCTGCCAGGTTCGGTTACATGGTCAAGCGGTATCCCGTCATCAAGTTATTCGTCTTCGCTTATATG GTAATGCTACATCTCTGGGTCCTCACAGTCTTATTCAAAAGCACGCCAGAAGACTATATATCGCAATCCACGTCTTAA
- the LOC113499180 gene encoding ralA-binding protein 1 isoform X2, giving the protein MDFESPDVEKDFPGLYASESGRKSNESDFSDGADHEKPSKKDLLGRRKDKKEKKDRGYAALEGESSPEEDTDTNPSKSKKTKSFKFPTKSKEKREKSRDKEKVLEDAIKQKEKEEKEKKKEKEREKEREREKKEKEKREKLREKDKEKEEKAKFKLESKEKLKDEKKEKTKDKDKEKVKDKEKEKVKEKDKDKKDKKLTKVPSTFTCGIPFEEIFTLGVALPIFGVPLAQSVERSRCHDDTGLPLVVRDSIDYLQAHGLKSNLIYRQEPDKIKLQQLKKLFTDRGPTFPYHWDVPVACAMLKGFISELPDSILTQELHGQFEQATAIAEPQREATMLALIAKLPPPNYSLLGWLMRHFECVVANEQSNHANIQTIATAMSPALNMSLNLLTYFISKAEKLFPDVELTKYVPPLASIPADFPEQAGALARELRKQESLLSQIHAEMHAGFITPARDQQLWEAQRIVTQLKRKLRAVQKSVEPSNSLQPQHQSLDEKPDHKHDEEPVRRYSQPAETQQTPQETSEIKTPSEPIPEPKESPTIDPTFEAEFEDNFDFNLETKETPEQEIPPAEPVKEKPKLTEKELKVLRLELENAEYLQLKSLLQAKINSEQFEIVKLRSHVALKNKQEGCSQNTKDSKENNTQEEQELRQRLIKENALLEQKRVNLINQIFQERVACIQLKIELAMKEILSKS; this is encoded by the exons ATGGATTTCGAAAGTCCAGATGTAGAGAAAGATTTTCCGGGCCTTTATGCGTCTGAAAGCGGCAGGAAAAGCAACGAAAGTGATT TCAGTGATGGTGCAGATCATGAAAAACCAAGTAAAAAGGATCTACTTGGTCGGCGAAAAGATAAAAAGGAGAAGAAAGATAGGGGGTATGCTGCGCTAGAGGGAGAGAGTTCACCTGAGGAGGATACAGACACGAA TCCTTCAAAATCAAAGAAGACAAAGTCATTCAAATTCCCTACAAAAAGCAAAGAGAAACGGGAGAAATCTCGTGACAAGGAAAAGGTATTGGAAGATGCTATAAAACAGAAAGAGAAAGAAGAAAAGGAGAAAAAGAAGGAAAAGGAAAGGGAGAAGGAGAGAGAAAGAGAAAAGAAGGAGAAAGAAAAGCGTGAGAAGTTAAGAGAGAAGGATAAg GAAAAGGAGGAAAAAGCGAAATTTAAACTAGAATCTAAGGAGAAGTTGAAGGatgagaaaaaagaaaagactAAAGATAAGGacaaagaaaaagtaaaagataaggaaaaagaaaaagtgaAGGAGAAGGACAAAGATAAGAAAGATAAGAAGTTGACGAAAGTTCCTTCTACATTCACCTGTGGGATACCTTTTGAAGAGATATTTACTTTGGGAG tcGCGTTGCCAATATTTGGAGTACCGCTGGCGCAGTCTGTGGAACGCTCACGATGCCACGACGATACCGGACTACCCCTCGTTGTGAGAGACAGCATCGATTACTTACAG GCACATGGATTAAAATCGAACCTGATTTACCGTCAAGAGCCCGACAAGATAAAACTGCAGCAGTTAAAGAAATTATTCACGGACCGAGGACCGACCTTTCCTTATCACTGGGATGTTCCCGTCGCCTGCGCTATGCTTAAAGGATTTATCAG CGAACTCCCGGACTCTATTCTGACACAAGAGTTGCACGGCCAGTTCGAGCAAGCGACGGCGATAGCCGAGCCGCAGCGTGAAGCCACCATGCTAGCTCTCATAGCCAAGCTGCCCCCGCCCAACTACAGTCTGCTGGGCTGGCTGATGAGGCACTTTGAATGCGTTGTGGCCAATGAACAG tCGAATCACGCAAATATTCAAACCATAGCGACAGCCATGAGCCCCGCGCTGAACATGTCCCTGAATCTGCTCACGTACTTCATATCTAAGGCAGAGAAACTTTTCCCCGATGTAGAGTTAACGAa ATACGTGCCCCCGCTGGCGTCCATCCCGGCGGACTTCCCGGAGCAGGCGGGCGCGCTGGCCCGCGAGCTGCGCAAGCAGGAGTCGCTGCTGAGCCAGATCCACGCCGAGATGCACGCCGGGTTCATCACGCCCGCGCGCGACCAGCAGCTCTGGGAGGCGCAGAGGATCGTCACGCAACTCAAG AGGAAACTGCGCGCTGTACAGAAATCGGTGGAACCGTCGAACTCTCTGCAGCCACAGCATCAGTCTTTAGACGAGAAGCCGGACCACAAACACGATGAGGAACCAGTACGAAGGTATTCACAACCAGCAGAAACACAGCAAACACCACAAGAAACATCTGAAATTAAAACTCCAAGCGAACCCATCCCAGAACCAAAGGAGTCCCCAACTATAGATCCCACTTTCGAGGCCGAATTCGAAGACAATTTCGACTTTAACctagaaacaaaagaaactcCCGAACAAGAAATCCCACCAGCAGAACCCGTCAAAGAGAAACCAAAGTTAACAGAAAAAGAACTCAAAGTACTAAGACTAGAACTCGAAAACGCTGAATACCTTCAACTCAAGTCCTTACTGCAAGCAAAAATCAACTCTGAACAGTTCGAAATAGTCAAACTTAGGAGTCATGTTGCCTTGAAGAATAAGCAGGAAGGGTGCTCACAGAATACTAAAGAcagcaaagaaaataatacgCAGGAGGAACAGGAGCTCAGACAAAGACTGATCAAAGAAAACGCGTTGTTGGAACAAAAACGAGTGAACTTAATCAACCAGATATTCCAAGAAAGAGTAGCTTGTATTCAACTTAAAATAGAACTAGCTATGAAGGAAATACTATCGAAATCTTAA
- the LOC113499180 gene encoding ralA-binding protein 1 isoform X3: MHHLRNVFNKEKEEKAKFKLESKEKLKDEKKEKTKDKDKEKVKDKEKEKVKEKDKDKKDKKLTKVPSTFTCGIPFEEIFTLGVALPIFGVPLAQSVERSRCHDDTGLPLVVRDSIDYLQAHGLKSNLIYRQEPDKIKLQQLKKLFTDRGPTFPYHWDVPVACAMLKGFISELPDSILTQELHGQFEQATAIAEPQREATMLALIAKLPPPNYSLLGWLMRHFECVVANEQSNHANIQTIATAMSPALNMSLNLLTYFISKAEKLFPDVELTKYVPPLASIPADFPEQAGALARELRKQESLLSQIHAEMHAGFITPARDQQLWEAQRIVTQLKRKLRAVQKSVEPSNSLQPQHQSLDEKPDHKHDEEPVRRYSQPAETQQTPQETSEIKTPSEPIPEPKESPTIDPTFEAEFEDNFDFNLETKETPEQEIPPAEPVKEKPKLTEKELKVLRLELENAEYLQLKSLLQAKINSEQFEIVKLRSHVALKNKQEGCSQNTKDSKENNTQEEQELRQRLIKENALLEQKRVNLINQIFQERVACIQLKIELAMKEILSKS; encoded by the exons ATGCATCACCTGCGCAATGTTTTTAATAAG GAAAAGGAGGAAAAAGCGAAATTTAAACTAGAATCTAAGGAGAAGTTGAAGGatgagaaaaaagaaaagactAAAGATAAGGacaaagaaaaagtaaaagataaggaaaaagaaaaagtgaAGGAGAAGGACAAAGATAAGAAAGATAAGAAGTTGACGAAAGTTCCTTCTACATTCACCTGTGGGATACCTTTTGAAGAGATATTTACTTTGGGAG tcGCGTTGCCAATATTTGGAGTACCGCTGGCGCAGTCTGTGGAACGCTCACGATGCCACGACGATACCGGACTACCCCTCGTTGTGAGAGACAGCATCGATTACTTACAG GCACATGGATTAAAATCGAACCTGATTTACCGTCAAGAGCCCGACAAGATAAAACTGCAGCAGTTAAAGAAATTATTCACGGACCGAGGACCGACCTTTCCTTATCACTGGGATGTTCCCGTCGCCTGCGCTATGCTTAAAGGATTTATCAG CGAACTCCCGGACTCTATTCTGACACAAGAGTTGCACGGCCAGTTCGAGCAAGCGACGGCGATAGCCGAGCCGCAGCGTGAAGCCACCATGCTAGCTCTCATAGCCAAGCTGCCCCCGCCCAACTACAGTCTGCTGGGCTGGCTGATGAGGCACTTTGAATGCGTTGTGGCCAATGAACAG tCGAATCACGCAAATATTCAAACCATAGCGACAGCCATGAGCCCCGCGCTGAACATGTCCCTGAATCTGCTCACGTACTTCATATCTAAGGCAGAGAAACTTTTCCCCGATGTAGAGTTAACGAa ATACGTGCCCCCGCTGGCGTCCATCCCGGCGGACTTCCCGGAGCAGGCGGGCGCGCTGGCCCGCGAGCTGCGCAAGCAGGAGTCGCTGCTGAGCCAGATCCACGCCGAGATGCACGCCGGGTTCATCACGCCCGCGCGCGACCAGCAGCTCTGGGAGGCGCAGAGGATCGTCACGCAACTCAAG AGGAAACTGCGCGCTGTACAGAAATCGGTGGAACCGTCGAACTCTCTGCAGCCACAGCATCAGTCTTTAGACGAGAAGCCGGACCACAAACACGATGAGGAACCAGTACGAAGGTATTCACAACCAGCAGAAACACAGCAAACACCACAAGAAACATCTGAAATTAAAACTCCAAGCGAACCCATCCCAGAACCAAAGGAGTCCCCAACTATAGATCCCACTTTCGAGGCCGAATTCGAAGACAATTTCGACTTTAACctagaaacaaaagaaactcCCGAACAAGAAATCCCACCAGCAGAACCCGTCAAAGAGAAACCAAAGTTAACAGAAAAAGAACTCAAAGTACTAAGACTAGAACTCGAAAACGCTGAATACCTTCAACTCAAGTCCTTACTGCAAGCAAAAATCAACTCTGAACAGTTCGAAATAGTCAAACTTAGGAGTCATGTTGCCTTGAAGAATAAGCAGGAAGGGTGCTCACAGAATACTAAAGAcagcaaagaaaataatacgCAGGAGGAACAGGAGCTCAGACAAAGACTGATCAAAGAAAACGCGTTGTTGGAACAAAAACGAGTGAACTTAATCAACCAGATATTCCAAGAAAGAGTAGCTTGTATTCAACTTAAAATAGAACTAGCTATGAAGGAAATACTATCGAAATCTTAA
- the LOC113499179 gene encoding golgin subfamily A member 5 isoform X1 yields MSWFADLAGKAESLLNNLDEQTGAALRNHNVTTTRKKQRENTVTDYGVTVNSETPWLPKKRPVTRSLKKAMPIPETKTIYSPSRKASPTNHHQSRSQMKDNTQDSSRNGSIKSRRSPSRKPSPQKQYNLNHCPKTLVGDVKENDMYVDHFGLKHRRFSLPSDLELLSGEDWSYKMQNMEVENAMLKNELNVMNREVAELLDRLRKTEDGNDVDSPSEVTKTRIKLETTEVLNHRLNLEKQSLMSQIKLLEVKMQETNNAEVAQLKEQNQCAESEAIILRSRNKELEDRCKEMLEKARERDGTQIKLENDLRHAQSTIADLQNNLQKTTDECKRLEKDWEAYKLRVKNMLLAKDKEIKTMKEGMHFTEDTRVLMEQIDNLKDERDELSEAVAVIRAECNDMKAYLQQVESRHNTAKRVVAALRDELKDERAARDRAEVQCAAVAKDMKAIQMETGQTIASLRTALRDKENELIQLRETTSTVRTTDTSALNVADYDVMQETIDNNKIHHLTQTLVQKQTKIDNLLAENNMLRIQLEKLECKYKTEVASLRANFSVVHLDGDARARSRPARFGYMVKRYPVIKLFVFAYMVMLHLWVLTVLFKSTPEDYISQSTS; encoded by the exons atgtcATGGTTCGCGGACCTCGCCGGGAAGGCGGAGAGCCTCCTTAACAACTTGGACGAACAAACTGGCGCAGCTTTGCGAAACCATAATGTTAcaacaactagaaaaaaacaacGTGAAAATACAGTAACTGATTATGGTGTCACTGTAAATTCTGAAACCCCGTGGTTGCCAAAGAAACGACCAGTAACGCGAAGTCTAAAAAAAGCCATGCCCATACCAGAAACCAAAACTATTTATTCACCTAGTCGGAAAGCTTCACCCACAAACCACCACCAGTCCCGTTCGCAAATGAAAGATAATACCCAAGATTCCTCGAGAAATGGATCCATTAAGTCCAGAAGGTCACCATCTAGAAAGCCCAGTCCACAGAAGCAGTACAACTTAAACCATTGCCCAAAAACATTAGTTGGGGATGTCAAAGAAAATGATATGTATGTAGATCATTTTGGTTTGAAACACAGAA GGTTCAGTCTACCATCAGATCTGGAACTGCTTAGCGGTGAAGACTGGAGTTACAAAATGCAGAATATGGAAGTGGAAAACGCCATGTTGAAGAACGAGCTGAACGTTATGAACCGGGAAGTTGCTGAACTGTTGGACAGACTGCGGAAGACGGAGGACGGTAATGACGTAGATAGTCCCTCAG AAGTTACGAAAACCCGCATCAAATTGGAGACCACAGAAGTACTGAACCACCGCTTGAACCTGGAGAAACAATCGCTAATGTCACAAATCAAACTCTTGGAAGTAAAGATGCAAGAAACGAATAATGCAGAAGTAGCTCAGTTGAAGGAACAGAACCAGTGTGCCGAGTCCGAAGCTATTATACTGAGGAGTAGGAATAAAGAACTGGAAGACAG ATGTAAAGAAATGTTAGAGAAAGCCAGAGAGAGAGATGGGACACAAATTAAACTAGAAAATGATTTAAGACACGCACAATCCACAATAGCCGATTTACAGAACAATTTGCAGAAGACAACGGACGAATGTAAGAGGTTAGAGAAAGACTGGGAAGCTTACAAATTGAGGGTGAAGAACATGTTGCTTGCTAAGGATAAGGAGATCAAGACCATGAAGGAAGGCATGCACTTCACAGAGGATACCAGGGTGCTGATGGAGCAAATTGATAATTTGAA GGACGAACGCGACGAACTATCAGAAGCTGTAGCGGTGATACGAGCGGAATGCAACGACATGAAGGCTTACCTACAGCAGGTGGAGTCGCGGCACAACACAGCTAAACGCGTTGTTGCCGCGCTTCGAGACGAGCTCAAAGATGAGAGGGCCGCTAGGGACCGGGCTGAAGTGCAGTGTGCTGCTGTTGCCAAG GACATGAAAGCCATACAAATGGAAACGGGTCAAACGATTGCTAGTTTACGTACAGCTTTACGAGATAAGGAAAACGAACTAATCCAACTTCGCGAGACGACCTCCACGGTCCGGACCACAGACACGAGTGCGCTGAACGTAGCGGACTATGACGTCATGCAGGAAACCATAGACAACAACAAAATTCATCATCTAACACAAACACTTGTGCAGAAGCAAACGAAGATTGATAACTTACTGGCTGAAAATAACATGCTTAGGATACAACTGGAAAAACTTGAG TGTAAATACAAGACGGAGGTAGCGTCCCTCCGCGCTAACTTCAGCGTGGTCCATTTGGACGGCGACGCCAGAGCGCGCTCAAGGCCTGCCAGGTTCGGTTACATGGTCAAGCGGTATCCCGTCATCAAGTTATTCGTCTTCGCTTATATG GTAATGCTACATCTCTGGGTCCTCACAGTCTTATTCAAAAGCACGCCAGAAGACTATATATCGCAATCCACGTCTTAA
- the LOC113499206 gene encoding nucleolar protein dao-5-like, translated as MAAKSPTMSVKSREMIGVEQFSQRREVFGKHDTVFLPPASPVSYREAEPIVTSNHGKTTANFKRNTPGYSSMRESRNEERLFEFRPRKYSDNFTSELNQSDDVEYRHTMTERTRRLSKLRRDFMTSNIHEPGSTSPFNRSGTRASMPANSTSPIKYKIESPNLYKFPFAEPYSTPTPVRRVVVDLGSSEVDGGKENEDPERVKHQSLSAETTPKIDQQKLFEELVKRYSPQRKPIDWQLPPTKPRVVASVPKSSSSVADSIDSGDKKLNEEKHDKVGDDDVFNKKENGEVPAAISDKSSDESKNNTEGAVQNGPESLGAETTSDGKLKTSQSELDEKQDQVPELSNIQRQISRETPKKPPLDKIVDLSIPALIQKMNVEGDDLESSNKKSKKVKRKRSFLDKLLGRKKDK; from the coding sequence ATGGCAGCTAAATCGCCTACGATGAGTGTGAAGTCGCGGGAAATGATCGGAGTGGAACAGTTCAGTCAGCGGCGCGAAGTGTTCGGCAAGCACGACACGGTGTTCCTGCCGCCGGCGTCGCCCGTCAGCTACCGGGAGGCCGAGCCCATAGTCACGTCAAACCACGGTAAAACCACCGCCAACTTTAAACGTAACACACCCGGATACTCAAGCATGAGGGAGTCACGGAACGAAGAGCGACTCTTCGAGTTTCGGCCGAGGAAGTACTCTGATAATTTTACTTCAGAATTGAATCAAAGTGACGATGTGGAATACAGACATACGATGACTGAAAGAACGCGGCGCCTGTCAAAACTTCGCCGAGATTTTATGACGTCCAACATACACGAGCCAGGTAGTACCAGTCCTTTCAACCGCTCTGGGACCAGGGCCTCTATGCCGGCTAACAGTACCTCtcctattaaatataaaatcgagAGTCCTAATCTATACAAGTTCCCATTTGCTGAGCCTTATTCTACACCGACGCCGGTTCGAAGAGTTGTTGTTGACCTCGGCTCGTCAGAGGTAGATGGCGGCAAGGAGAATGAAGATCCGGAAAGAGTTAAACATCAGAGTTTGTCTGCCGAGACCACTCCAAAAATTGATCAACAAAAGTTATTCGAGGAGTTGGTGAAGAGATACTCTCCTCAGCGCAAGCCGATCGACTGGCAGTTACCCCCGACCAAGCCGAGAGTTGTCGCGTCCGTCCCCAAGTCTAGTTCTAGTGTGGCCGATAGTATCGATAGTGGagataaaaagttaaatgaagAGAAACATGACAAAGTTGGTGATGATGACGTGTTTAACAAGAAGGAAAACGGTGAAGTGCCCGCGGCTATCAGTGATAAATCTAGTGACGAATCCAAGAACAACACCGAAGGGGCTGTGCAGAACGGACCGGAGTCGCTAGGTGCTGAGACAACAAGCGATGGTAAATTAAAAACCTCACAATCTGAATTAGACGAGAAACAGGATCAAGTGCCGGAGCTGTCGAATATTCAAAGACAGATTAGCAGGGAGACCCCTAAAAAGCCACCTTTAGACAAAATTGTAGATTTAAGTATACCAGCACTAATACAGAAGATGAATGTGGAAGGCGACGACCTGGAGAGTAGCAACAAAAAGTCCAAGAAAGTCAAGAGAAAACGTAGCTTCTTAGACAAGTTGCTAGGTCGCAAGAAAGATAAATAG
- the LOC113499180 gene encoding ralA-binding protein 1 isoform X1: MDFESPDVEKDFPGLYASESGRKSNESDFSDGADHEKPSKKDLLGRRKDKKEKKDRGYAALEGESSPEEDTDTKSPSKSKKTKSFKFPTKSKEKREKSRDKEKVLEDAIKQKEKEEKEKKKEKEREKEREREKKEKEKREKLREKDKEKEEKAKFKLESKEKLKDEKKEKTKDKDKEKVKDKEKEKVKEKDKDKKDKKLTKVPSTFTCGIPFEEIFTLGVALPIFGVPLAQSVERSRCHDDTGLPLVVRDSIDYLQAHGLKSNLIYRQEPDKIKLQQLKKLFTDRGPTFPYHWDVPVACAMLKGFISELPDSILTQELHGQFEQATAIAEPQREATMLALIAKLPPPNYSLLGWLMRHFECVVANEQSNHANIQTIATAMSPALNMSLNLLTYFISKAEKLFPDVELTKYVPPLASIPADFPEQAGALARELRKQESLLSQIHAEMHAGFITPARDQQLWEAQRIVTQLKRKLRAVQKSVEPSNSLQPQHQSLDEKPDHKHDEEPVRRYSQPAETQQTPQETSEIKTPSEPIPEPKESPTIDPTFEAEFEDNFDFNLETKETPEQEIPPAEPVKEKPKLTEKELKVLRLELENAEYLQLKSLLQAKINSEQFEIVKLRSHVALKNKQEGCSQNTKDSKENNTQEEQELRQRLIKENALLEQKRVNLINQIFQERVACIQLKIELAMKEILSKS, from the exons ATGGATTTCGAAAGTCCAGATGTAGAGAAAGATTTTCCGGGCCTTTATGCGTCTGAAAGCGGCAGGAAAAGCAACGAAAGTGATT TCAGTGATGGTGCAGATCATGAAAAACCAAGTAAAAAGGATCTACTTGGTCGGCGAAAAGATAAAAAGGAGAAGAAAGATAGGGGGTATGCTGCGCTAGAGGGAGAGAGTTCACCTGAGGAGGATACAGACACGAA AAGTCCTTCAAAATCAAAGAAGACAAAGTCATTCAAATTCCCTACAAAAAGCAAAGAGAAACGGGAGAAATCTCGTGACAAGGAAAAGGTATTGGAAGATGCTATAAAACAGAAAGAGAAAGAAGAAAAGGAGAAAAAGAAGGAAAAGGAAAGGGAGAAGGAGAGAGAAAGAGAAAAGAAGGAGAAAGAAAAGCGTGAGAAGTTAAGAGAGAAGGATAAg GAAAAGGAGGAAAAAGCGAAATTTAAACTAGAATCTAAGGAGAAGTTGAAGGatgagaaaaaagaaaagactAAAGATAAGGacaaagaaaaagtaaaagataaggaaaaagaaaaagtgaAGGAGAAGGACAAAGATAAGAAAGATAAGAAGTTGACGAAAGTTCCTTCTACATTCACCTGTGGGATACCTTTTGAAGAGATATTTACTTTGGGAG tcGCGTTGCCAATATTTGGAGTACCGCTGGCGCAGTCTGTGGAACGCTCACGATGCCACGACGATACCGGACTACCCCTCGTTGTGAGAGACAGCATCGATTACTTACAG GCACATGGATTAAAATCGAACCTGATTTACCGTCAAGAGCCCGACAAGATAAAACTGCAGCAGTTAAAGAAATTATTCACGGACCGAGGACCGACCTTTCCTTATCACTGGGATGTTCCCGTCGCCTGCGCTATGCTTAAAGGATTTATCAG CGAACTCCCGGACTCTATTCTGACACAAGAGTTGCACGGCCAGTTCGAGCAAGCGACGGCGATAGCCGAGCCGCAGCGTGAAGCCACCATGCTAGCTCTCATAGCCAAGCTGCCCCCGCCCAACTACAGTCTGCTGGGCTGGCTGATGAGGCACTTTGAATGCGTTGTGGCCAATGAACAG tCGAATCACGCAAATATTCAAACCATAGCGACAGCCATGAGCCCCGCGCTGAACATGTCCCTGAATCTGCTCACGTACTTCATATCTAAGGCAGAGAAACTTTTCCCCGATGTAGAGTTAACGAa ATACGTGCCCCCGCTGGCGTCCATCCCGGCGGACTTCCCGGAGCAGGCGGGCGCGCTGGCCCGCGAGCTGCGCAAGCAGGAGTCGCTGCTGAGCCAGATCCACGCCGAGATGCACGCCGGGTTCATCACGCCCGCGCGCGACCAGCAGCTCTGGGAGGCGCAGAGGATCGTCACGCAACTCAAG AGGAAACTGCGCGCTGTACAGAAATCGGTGGAACCGTCGAACTCTCTGCAGCCACAGCATCAGTCTTTAGACGAGAAGCCGGACCACAAACACGATGAGGAACCAGTACGAAGGTATTCACAACCAGCAGAAACACAGCAAACACCACAAGAAACATCTGAAATTAAAACTCCAAGCGAACCCATCCCAGAACCAAAGGAGTCCCCAACTATAGATCCCACTTTCGAGGCCGAATTCGAAGACAATTTCGACTTTAACctagaaacaaaagaaactcCCGAACAAGAAATCCCACCAGCAGAACCCGTCAAAGAGAAACCAAAGTTAACAGAAAAAGAACTCAAAGTACTAAGACTAGAACTCGAAAACGCTGAATACCTTCAACTCAAGTCCTTACTGCAAGCAAAAATCAACTCTGAACAGTTCGAAATAGTCAAACTTAGGAGTCATGTTGCCTTGAAGAATAAGCAGGAAGGGTGCTCACAGAATACTAAAGAcagcaaagaaaataatacgCAGGAGGAACAGGAGCTCAGACAAAGACTGATCAAAGAAAACGCGTTGTTGGAACAAAAACGAGTGAACTTAATCAACCAGATATTCCAAGAAAGAGTAGCTTGTATTCAACTTAAAATAGAACTAGCTATGAAGGAAATACTATCGAAATCTTAA